A single window of Lutzomyia longipalpis isolate SR_M1_2022 chromosome 1, ASM2433408v1 DNA harbors:
- the LOC129787627 gene encoding E3 ubiquitin-protein ligase MARCHF5: MSDSPEMGLEIEDPGNPNVREDGRYCWVCFATDDDDALALWVQPCKCSGTTKWVHQVCLQRWVDEKQKGNSLKCVVCPQCQTEYIIVFPNMGPMVNFLEVVDTLIKRLSPFLAAGVVVGSLYWTAVTYGAITILQVVGHKEGLSVMENSDPLVLLIGLPAIPVGLVLGKMIRWEDAILRFLQNRRTVARKFPLLNLVLPISESEEHETNESTPSPPILSDPVSATRILCGAILLPTVSSIVGRVFFESIQNNLHRTIIGGLAFITVKGALKIYHKQQQFIRKKQRKILDYNEENVLTYVTRNPRASRSTQAPQS, translated from the exons ATGTCAGATAGCCCGGAAATGGGTTTAGAAATTGAGGATCCCGGAAATCCGAATGTCCGGGAAGATGGGCGCTATTGCTGGGTATGTTTTGCAACTGATGATGACGATGCCCTCGCTCTGTGGGTCCAGCCATGCAAATGCAGCGGAACTACCAAGTGG GTTCATCAAGTTTGTCTACAACGCTGGGTAGATGAGAAGCAAAAAGGCAATTCACTGAAATGTGTAGTTTGCCCCCAATGTCAAACGGAGTACATAATAGTCTTCCCCAATATGGGACCTATGGTGAACTTCTTAGAAGTTGTTGACACCCTCATCAAGCGTCTAAGTCCATTCTTAGCTGCTGGTGTGGTTGTTGGATCTCTGTATTGGACAGCTGTTACGTACGGAGCCATAACAATTTTACAG GTGGTTGGTCACAAAGAAGGACTATCTGTAATGGAAAACTCTGATCCACTTGTCCTTCTTATTGGTCTCCCAGCCATTCCAGTTGGATTGGTGTTGGGAAAAATGATCCGATGGGAGGATGCTATCCTGAGATTTCTCCAAAATCGACGAACAGTCGCCAGAAAATTCCCTCTCCTCAACTTAGTTCTTCCGATTAG cGAAAGTGAGGAGCATGAAACAAACGAAAGTACACCTTCACCACCAATTCTATCAGATCCCGTGTCAGCAACACGAATTCTCTGTGGAGCTATCCTTTTGCCAACTGTGTCCTCAATTGTAGGGCGTGTATTCTTCGAGTCAATTCAGAATAATTTGCATCGTACAATAATTGGTGGCCTGGCGTTTATAACTGTTAAGGGTGCCCTTAAGATTTACCACAAACAGCAGCAATTTATTCGTAAGAAGCAACGAAAGATCCTAGATTATAACGAGGAGAACGTGTTGACTTATGTGACGAGAAATCCACGAGCATCGCGCTCTACCCAAGCTCCacagtcttaa